From one Ferrovibrio sp. MS7 genomic stretch:
- a CDS encoding winged helix DNA-binding protein translates to MGTRTHRPIVSSAHLASERLSELSEFEFALMMTANAFNRWIVRCMNAAGTPDLAALDVMVLHGVNHRDRPKRLADLCLVLNVEDSHTVNYGLKKLQRLGLVSGEKRGKEIHYSTTAAGREACLSYRKVREELLAEAAALIGRQPGEIARIAETMRALSGLYDQAARAAASL, encoded by the coding sequence GTGGGAACGCGAACCCACCGGCCGATCGTTTCCTCGGCGCATCTCGCATCCGAACGCCTGAGCGAACTCAGCGAATTCGAGTTTGCCCTGATGATGACCGCCAATGCCTTCAACCGCTGGATCGTGCGCTGCATGAATGCCGCCGGCACGCCGGACCTGGCGGCGCTGGACGTGATGGTGCTGCATGGCGTGAATCACCGCGACCGCCCGAAGCGGTTGGCCGATCTCTGCCTGGTGCTGAATGTGGAAGACAGCCACACCGTCAATTACGGCCTCAAGAAGCTGCAGCGCCTGGGGCTGGTGAGCGGCGAGAAACGCGGCAAGGAAATCCACTATTCCACCACGGCGGCGGGCCGCGAGGCCTGCCTCAGCTATCGCAAGGTGCGCGAGGAATTGCTGGCCGAGGCCGCCGCCCTGATCGGCCGACAGCCGGGCGAGATCGCCCGCATCGCCGAGACCATGCGGGCCCTGTCCGGCCTCTACGACCAGGCCGCCCGCGCCGCCGCCTCGCTTTAG
- the mutL gene encoding DNA mismatch repair endonuclease MutL — protein MPIRRLPETLVNRIAAGEVVERPASAVKELVENALDAGARRVDVTISNGGRTLISVVDDGIGMAADELPVAVERHATSKLPGDDLLDIKWLGFRGEALPSIGAVSRLTLVSRRKGDESGYALKVEGGAVGKVKPAAAGFGTRIEVRDLFYAVPARLKFLKSERSESLAVQEIVRRLAMAHAEVGFTLQEDGRTSFRADASQAEMLPEESRLRRLEQILGRDFADNALPIEAEREGIRLTGFAGLPTYNRGNAQHQYLFVNGRPVRDKLFVGAVRGAYADFLSHDRHPVVALFLELPAEQVDVNVHPAKAEVRFRDPGLVRGLIVGALRHALAAAGHRASTTVAQVALGALGRAAAAPTMPLPFSGGNGPARPNVYAYQPERFAPALADAVALYNAPPPEAGSGLQPQARADETPGHIAPGNFPLGAARAQLHATYIVAQTEQGIVIVDQHAAHERLVYERMKQHLSTGKVPRQMLLLPEVVELNEAEAARVAARAEELAELGLVLEAFGAGAILVREVPALLGDGDVKGLIRDLADDLSEYDAALSLKERLEDVCGTMACHGSVRAGRRLTTDEMNALLRQMEATPHSGQCNHGRPTYVELQLADIEKLFGRR, from the coding sequence ATGCCGATCCGCCGCCTGCCGGAAACCCTGGTCAACCGCATCGCTGCCGGCGAAGTGGTGGAGCGTCCGGCTTCGGCGGTGAAGGAATTGGTGGAGAATGCGCTGGATGCCGGCGCGCGTCGCGTCGATGTCACTATCAGCAATGGTGGCCGCACGCTGATCAGCGTGGTGGATGACGGCATTGGCATGGCAGCGGATGAACTGCCCGTCGCCGTGGAGCGCCACGCCACTTCAAAGCTCCCGGGTGATGACCTGCTCGATATCAAGTGGCTCGGCTTCCGTGGCGAGGCTTTGCCCTCCATCGGCGCGGTCAGCCGGCTCACCCTGGTCAGCCGGCGCAAGGGCGATGAGAGCGGTTATGCGCTGAAGGTGGAAGGCGGCGCGGTCGGCAAGGTGAAACCGGCAGCCGCTGGCTTCGGCACCCGCATCGAGGTGCGCGACCTGTTCTATGCCGTGCCGGCGCGGCTGAAATTCCTTAAATCTGAGCGCTCGGAATCCCTGGCGGTGCAGGAGATCGTGCGCCGCCTGGCCATGGCCCATGCCGAAGTCGGTTTCACCCTGCAGGAAGATGGCCGCACCAGCTTTCGTGCCGACGCATCGCAGGCCGAGATGCTGCCCGAGGAAAGCCGGCTGCGGCGCCTGGAGCAGATTCTGGGCCGCGACTTCGCCGACAACGCGCTGCCCATCGAAGCCGAGCGCGAGGGCATCCGGCTGACCGGTTTCGCCGGCTTGCCGACCTATAATCGCGGCAATGCGCAGCACCAGTATCTGTTCGTGAATGGCCGCCCGGTGCGCGACAAGCTGTTTGTCGGCGCGGTGCGCGGCGCCTATGCCGATTTCCTCAGCCATGACCGGCATCCGGTGGTGGCTTTGTTCCTGGAACTGCCTGCCGAGCAGGTGGATGTGAATGTGCATCCGGCCAAAGCGGAAGTGCGCTTTCGCGATCCCGGCCTGGTGCGCGGCCTGATCGTCGGTGCGCTGCGCCATGCGCTGGCGGCGGCCGGCCATCGCGCTTCCACCACGGTGGCGCAGGTGGCGCTTGGCGCCCTGGGTCGCGCCGCCGCTGCGCCGACCATGCCGCTGCCGTTTTCCGGCGGGAATGGTCCGGCACGGCCGAATGTCTATGCCTACCAGCCGGAGCGTTTCGCGCCGGCCCTGGCCGATGCCGTGGCGCTCTACAATGCGCCGCCGCCGGAAGCCGGGTCCGGTTTGCAGCCGCAGGCGCGCGCCGATGAAACGCCGGGGCATATTGCGCCGGGCAATTTCCCGCTCGGCGCTGCAAGGGCACAGCTTCACGCCACCTATATCGTGGCGCAGACTGAGCAGGGCATCGTCATCGTGGATCAGCATGCCGCCCATGAGCGCCTGGTCTATGAGCGCATGAAACAGCATCTCAGCACAGGCAAGGTGCCGCGCCAGATGCTGCTGCTGCCCGAAGTCGTCGAACTGAACGAAGCCGAGGCCGCCCGTGTCGCCGCCCGTGCCGAGGAATTGGCCGAGCTTGGCCTGGTGTTGGAAGCCTTCGGCGCCGGCGCCATTCTTGTCCGCGAAGTGCCGGCGCTGCTCGGCGATGGCGACGTGAAGGGCCTGATCCGCGACCTTGCCGACGATCTCTCGGAATACGATGCCGCGCTGTCGCTCAAGGAGCGGCTGGAGGATGTCTGCGGCACCATGGCCTGCCATGGCAGCGTGCGGGCCGGGCGGCGGCTCACCACGGATGAGATGAACGCGCTACTGCGCCAGATGGAAGCGACGCCGCATTCCGGCCAGTGCAACCACGGCCGCCCGACCTATGTGGAATTGCAGCTCGCCGATATCGAAAAGCTGTTCGGCCGGCGCTGA
- a CDS encoding DMT family transporter, whose translation MRPLHLLLLISICAVWGFNFVASKLAVGHFPPIFFTGLRFLGLGLLLLPWLKLHKGQMSLVLQIALFMGTLHFALMFNAIKMAHDVSVIAVIVQLGGPVSALLAWLMLGETVRWRRGLGIALAFIGSVVMSFDPAILTYGMALLICLLAMVSMSYGQVLVRRIQHVDPLAMQAWIGVASAPGLLLLSYFFEQGQWQATQAAGWGEWSLLAYSIIGVSLFGHGGVYYLLRLYPVALVNPGVTMAPVMGILFSVIILGERLSERALIGAAITLLGVLIVTLRDSQIADKKPAQSVEERAALAAAKVKAGSD comes from the coding sequence ATGCGTCCCCTGCACCTTTTGCTGCTTATATCCATTTGCGCCGTCTGGGGCTTCAATTTCGTTGCCTCGAAACTCGCCGTTGGCCACTTCCCGCCGATCTTTTTCACCGGCCTGCGCTTCCTCGGGCTCGGGCTGCTGCTGCTGCCCTGGCTGAAGCTGCATAAGGGGCAGATGAGCCTGGTGCTGCAGATCGCACTGTTCATGGGCACGCTGCATTTCGCGCTGATGTTCAATGCCATCAAGATGGCGCATGATGTTTCGGTCATCGCCGTGATCGTGCAGCTTGGAGGGCCGGTATCGGCCCTGCTGGCCTGGCTGATGCTGGGCGAAACGGTGCGCTGGCGCCGTGGCCTTGGCATCGCGCTGGCCTTCATCGGCTCGGTGGTGATGAGCTTCGATCCCGCCATCCTGACCTATGGCATGGCGCTGCTGATCTGCCTGCTGGCAATGGTATCCATGTCCTACGGCCAAGTGCTGGTGCGCCGTATCCAGCATGTCGATCCGCTGGCGATGCAGGCCTGGATCGGCGTGGCTTCTGCGCCCGGCCTGCTGCTGCTGTCGTATTTCTTCGAACAGGGTCAATGGCAGGCAACACAGGCCGCCGGCTGGGGCGAATGGTCGTTGCTGGCCTATTCGATCATCGGCGTGTCGCTGTTTGGCCATGGCGGCGTCTATTACCTGCTGCGGCTTTACCCCGTCGCCCTGGTCAATCCGGGTGTGACCATGGCGCCGGTGATGGGCATCCTGTTCAGCGTCATCATCCTGGGAGAGCGCCTGAGCGAACGGGCGCTGATCGGCGCCGCGATCACCCTGCTGGGCGTGCTGATCGTTACCCTGCGCGATAGCCAGATTGCCGACAAGAAGCCGGCGCAGAGTGTGGAAGAACGCGCCGCGCTGGCGGCAGCGAAGGTCAAAGCTGGTTCGGATTAA
- a CDS encoding isovaleryl-CoA dehydrogenase has protein sequence MSALNAFETHEVLNQPPALEGHNLFTSDRALSDAASREGAAWAEADLAAYGAKLGAPETIEAGRLAHKFPPQLQLFDRFGHRRDEVEFHPAWHQIMGLIIGQGLHSAPWADPKPGAHVARAAAYIMHAQIEPGSQCPTTMTYGSVPALRRDAEIAKTWLPKIYDRRYDKRSAPIEQKTSVLLGMGMTEKQGGSDVRANTTRAEPDGQGGFIITGHKWFFSAPQCDAHLVLAQAPGGLSCFFVPRFKPDGTRNEIRIQRLKDKIGNKSNASSEVEFHGAWGKLLGEEGRGVPTIIEMGTYTRLDCALGSAGLLRGAVAQALHHASHRRAFQRHLIDQPLMTNVVADLALESEAATSLALRLARAFDRRDMDAAEAAFMRLCTPAVKYWVCKRAPMAVVEAMEVLGGNGYVDEGPMGMLYKEIPLNSIWEGSGNVMCLDVLRALMKSGDALDVFLAEIDSASGADKRLDQAIAGLKAEFADVADIESRARRVVERMMLTLQGALLVRGAPAAVADAFCASRLAGDWGHAFGTLPKGADLRGIAERARPVLN, from the coding sequence ATGTCCGCGCTCAACGCCTTCGAGACCCATGAAGTGCTCAACCAGCCGCCAGCGCTGGAAGGCCACAATCTCTTCACCTCCGACCGCGCGCTTAGCGATGCCGCCAGCCGCGAAGGTGCTGCCTGGGCCGAGGCTGATCTTGCCGCCTATGGCGCCAAACTGGGGGCGCCGGAAACCATCGAGGCCGGTCGGCTGGCGCATAAATTCCCGCCGCAACTGCAACTCTTCGACCGTTTCGGCCATCGCCGCGACGAGGTGGAATTCCATCCCGCCTGGCATCAGATCATGGGCCTGATCATCGGCCAGGGCCTGCATAGCGCACCCTGGGCCGACCCGAAGCCCGGGGCCCATGTCGCCCGCGCGGCTGCCTATATCATGCATGCGCAGATCGAGCCGGGCAGCCAATGCCCCACCACCATGACCTATGGTTCGGTGCCGGCCTTGCGCCGCGATGCCGAGATTGCCAAGACCTGGCTGCCGAAAATCTATGACCGCCGCTATGACAAACGTTCGGCGCCGATAGAGCAAAAGACCTCGGTGCTGCTCGGCATGGGCATGACCGAGAAACAGGGCGGATCGGATGTGCGCGCCAACACCACGCGGGCCGAGCCCGATGGCCAGGGCGGCTTCATCATCACCGGGCATAAATGGTTCTTCTCGGCACCGCAATGCGACGCGCATCTGGTGCTGGCCCAGGCGCCGGGCGGCTTGAGCTGCTTCTTCGTGCCGCGCTTCAAGCCCGATGGCACGCGCAATGAAATTCGCATCCAGCGCCTGAAGGACAAGATCGGCAACAAGTCGAATGCCTCGTCAGAAGTGGAATTCCACGGCGCCTGGGGCAAGCTGCTCGGCGAGGAAGGCCGTGGCGTGCCCACCATCATCGAGATGGGCACCTACACGCGGCTCGATTGCGCGCTCGGCTCGGCCGGCCTGCTGCGCGGCGCCGTGGCGCAGGCCCTGCACCATGCCAGCCATCGCCGCGCCTTCCAGCGCCACCTGATCGACCAGCCGCTGATGACCAACGTGGTGGCCGACCTGGCGCTTGAATCGGAAGCCGCGACCTCGCTGGCCTTGCGCCTCGCCCGTGCCTTCGACCGCCGCGACATGGACGCGGCGGAAGCCGCCTTCATGCGGCTCTGCACCCCGGCGGTAAAATACTGGGTGTGCAAGCGGGCGCCGATGGCCGTGGTGGAAGCCATGGAGGTGCTGGGCGGCAACGGCTATGTCGATGAAGGCCCGATGGGCATGCTGTACAAGGAAATCCCGCTCAATTCGATCTGGGAAGGCTCTGGCAACGTGATGTGCCTGGACGTGCTGCGTGCGCTGATGAAATCCGGCGATGCGCTGGACGTATTCCTGGCCGAGATCGATTCCGCCAGCGGTGCCGACAAGCGCCTCGATCAGGCGATTGCCGGGCTGAAGGCCGAATTCGCCGATGTCGCCGATATCGAAAGCCGGGCGCGGCGCGTGGTCGAGCGCATGATGCTGACCCTGCAGGGTGCGCTGCTGGTGCGCGGTGCGCCGGCTGCGGTGGCGGATGCCTTCTGCGCCTCGCGGCTGGCCGGCGACTGGGGCCACGCTTTCGGCACCCTGCCCAAGGGCGCCGACCTGCGCGGCATCGCCGAGCGGGCACGGCCTGTGCTGAATTAA
- a CDS encoding peptidoglycan recognition protein family protein, whose protein sequence is MTDVVTMLERASPNFDERRCRKPVDMVVLHYTGMQTAEAALNRLTDAEAKVSAHYVVDEDGTITRLVAEEARAWHAGVAFWRGIRDVNARSIGIELVNPGHEFGYRPFPEAQIAALLPLLQQIKTRHSIPAAGFIGHSDVAPQRKEDPGELFPWARLAQAGFGLWPSPEFRPSPHAPELRPGMKSGAVVDLQVALDRIGYGIEGSGIYDPLTETVVRAFQRHWRPARIDGIADPETTSLIHHIAQRA, encoded by the coding sequence ATGACGGATGTAGTGACCATGCTCGAGCGCGCCTCGCCGAATTTCGACGAACGCCGGTGCCGCAAGCCGGTGGATATGGTGGTGCTGCATTATACCGGCATGCAGACGGCGGAAGCGGCCTTGAACCGCCTGACCGATGCGGAAGCCAAGGTTTCGGCGCATTACGTGGTCGACGAGGATGGCACGATCACCCGGCTGGTGGCGGAAGAGGCGCGCGCCTGGCATGCCGGCGTCGCTTTCTGGCGCGGCATCCGCGATGTGAACGCGCGCTCCATCGGCATCGAACTGGTCAATCCCGGCCATGAATTCGGCTACCGGCCGTTCCCGGAAGCACAGATCGCGGCTTTGCTGCCGTTGCTGCAGCAGATCAAGACGCGGCATTCGATTCCGGCCGCCGGGTTCATCGGCCATTCCGACGTGGCACCGCAACGCAAGGAAGATCCGGGCGAACTGTTCCCCTGGGCGCGGCTGGCGCAGGCCGGCTTCGGCCTGTGGCCCAGCCCCGAATTCCGCCCCTCGCCGCATGCGCCGGAACTGCGCCCGGGCATGAAAAGCGGGGCTGTGGTGGACCTGCAGGTGGCGCTCGACCGCATCGGCTACGGCATCGAGGGCAGCGGCATCTATGACCCGCTGACCGAGACGGTGGTGCGCGCTTTCCAGCGCCATTGGCGGCCGG
- a CDS encoding M16 family metallopeptidase: MRRWFLALVVLLLPLAAQAGPKIERVVGASGVEAWLVREPKIPMIALQAVWRGGSATDPTGLEGRAAIAADLLTEGAGDLDAEAYQSALRADAISIDASADRDYLSLNLRTLSEKRERAFELLAQTLTQPRFDAEPIQRVKAQALVAAQRARTSPGSIANNRFMAIAFPGHPYGRPAQASAESLERLSAGDFGAYVKSVLARRNLVIGVVGDIAPEELKRLLDLSFGKLPLEPQLELPGKTVPQVAAKPVVVPYANPQSIVLFGAPGLLRDDPDYYAATVLNYVLGGGSFSSRLMEEIREKRGLVYSVSTGLQPMPAAGLFAGSLSTRNEQVGQALGLVRENLLTLARDGLTDGEIANAKAYLTGSFPLRLSSNSAIAGMLTAMQLAGLGMDYIDRYADYINAVTPDDIRRVAQRLFANGDLLVVVVGEPGGLGG, translated from the coding sequence ATGCGTCGCTGGTTCCTGGCCCTTGTCGTGCTGCTGTTGCCGCTGGCCGCCCAGGCCGGCCCGAAGATCGAGCGCGTGGTCGGCGCCAGCGGTGTCGAAGCCTGGCTGGTGCGCGAGCCGAAGATTCCGATGATCGCGCTACAGGCGGTATGGCGCGGCGGTTCGGCTACCGATCCCACTGGCCTCGAAGGCCGCGCTGCCATCGCTGCCGACCTGCTCACCGAAGGCGCCGGCGATCTCGATGCCGAAGCTTACCAGTCGGCCTTGCGTGCCGATGCGATTTCCATCGATGCCTCGGCCGACCGCGATTATCTCTCGCTCAACCTGCGCACGCTGTCGGAGAAGCGCGAGCGCGCCTTCGAGCTGCTGGCGCAGACCCTGACGCAGCCGCGTTTCGATGCCGAGCCGATCCAGCGTGTGAAGGCGCAGGCCCTGGTGGCGGCGCAGCGGGCGCGCACCTCTCCCGGCAGCATCGCCAATAACCGCTTCATGGCCATCGCCTTCCCGGGCCACCCCTATGGCCGCCCAGCCCAGGCCTCGGCGGAAAGCCTGGAACGCCTCAGCGCCGGTGATTTCGGCGCCTACGTCAAAAGCGTGCTGGCGCGGCGCAATCTGGTGATCGGCGTGGTCGGCGATATCGCGCCGGAAGAACTGAAGCGGCTGCTGGACCTGAGCTTCGGCAAGCTGCCGCTGGAGCCGCAGCTTGAACTGCCGGGCAAGACCGTGCCGCAGGTGGCCGCCAAGCCTGTCGTGGTGCCCTATGCCAACCCGCAGAGCATTGTGCTGTTCGGTGCGCCGGGCCTGCTGCGCGACGATCCTGATTATTACGCCGCCACGGTGCTGAACTACGTGCTTGGCGGGGGCAGTTTCTCCTCGCGCCTGATGGAAGAGATCCGCGAAAAGCGTGGCCTGGTCTATTCGGTTTCCACCGGCCTGCAGCCGATGCCGGCGGCGGGCCTGTTCGCCGGCTCGCTTTCCACCCGCAACGAGCAGGTGGGGCAGGCTTTGGGCCTGGTGCGCGAGAACCTGCTCACTCTGGCGCGCGATGGCCTCACCGATGGCGAGATCGCCAATGCCAAGGCTTATCTCACCGGTTCCTTCCCGCTGCGGCTGTCATCCAATTCTGCCATTGCCGGCATGCTGACGGCGATGCAGCTTGCCGGACTGGGCATGGATTACATCGACCGCTATGCCGATTACATCAACGCCGTGACGCCCGATGATATCCGCCGCGTGGCGCAGCGCCTGTTTGCCAATGGCGATCTGCTGGTCGTTGTGGTCGGCGAGCCCGGCGGGCTGGGCGGCTGA
- a CDS encoding hydantoinase B/oxoprolinase family protein, with product MSAQWEFWIDRGGTFTDIVGRKPDGSIVTHKLLSENPERYKDAAVQGIRDLLGLKNGEPLPAGAIKAVKMGTTVATNALLERKGDRVLLLVSEGFGDQLRIGYQTRPKLFALHIQLPEMLYERVVEVPERVRVDGSIETPLDLAAAEAALKAAYADGIRACAVLFMHGYRYPEHEAKVAALARQIGFSQVSASHQVSPLIKFVSRGDTTVVDAYVSPILRRYVDQVASQLDAEKNNLRLMFMQSNGGLADANYFQGKDSILSGPAGGVVGLVQTSTRAGFAKVIGFDMGGTSTDVSHYDGEYERAFETMVAGVRMRAPMMLINTVAAGGGSILHFDGARYRVGPDSAGANPGPACYRRGGPLAVTDCNVVLGKLQPDFFPAVFGPNGDQPLDAEIVKTKFAELQARVKAESGDSRSIEEMAEGFLAIAVENMANAIKKISVARGYDVTKYVLTSFGGAGGQHACLVADALGMTEVLLHPLAGVLSAYGMGLADMRVLKEKTVERSFEAAALPALAKELDALAEEARAEMLRQGVAPERVTILRKLHLRYGGSDSPLVVDFGDLESTKAAFETAHRQRFGFISPEKQLIAGSVAVEVVGEGERAPDSVEAIGEIRAPEAIPALARRRAYMAGKWHDTPVYDREKLNPGEKLNGPAIITESTSTIVLEPGWQARLTERRDLVLKRVEALPERKAIGTDVDPVMLEIFNNLFMSIAEQMGSVLEKTAYSVNIKERLDFSCAIFDLDGELIANAPHMPVHLGSMSESIKTVMRKRAGNMKPGDVYVLNAPYAGGTHLPDVTVITPVFDKAGKEVLFYLGSRGHHADIGGTTPGSMPPDSRTVADEGVLLDNVLLVDGGRFLEDEIVALLKSGQYPSRNPFQNVADLKAQIASCEKGAQELRKMVDQFGLDVVRAYMNHVQDNAEESVRRVISRLKDGEFTYPMDDGYEIKVKVTVNHADRTAKIDFTGTSGVHPTNYNAPTAVCVAAVLYAFRCLVDSDIPLNGGCLKPLEIIIPKNSMLDPVFPAATVAGNVETSQCITDTIFGALGVMSAAQGTMNNFTFGNNDYQYYETICGGSGAGATFDGCDAVHTHMTNARLTDPEVLEFRFPVLLESFRIRRGSGGKGKHKGGDGTIRRMRFLEPMTATLLSSHRIVPPFGLEGGCQGETGRQWVERSNGKRDELEGRCSTPMQPGDVFVISTPSAGGFGKAEEVKQAAE from the coding sequence ATGAGCGCGCAGTGGGAGTTCTGGATCGATCGCGGCGGCACTTTCACCGACATCGTTGGCCGCAAGCCCGATGGCAGCATCGTCACCCACAAGCTGCTCTCGGAAAACCCGGAACGCTACAAGGATGCCGCCGTGCAGGGCATTCGCGACCTGCTGGGGCTCAAGAATGGCGAGCCGCTGCCCGCCGGCGCCATCAAGGCGGTGAAGATGGGCACCACGGTGGCGACCAATGCGCTGCTCGAGCGCAAGGGCGACCGCGTGCTGCTGCTGGTCTCCGAAGGCTTTGGCGACCAGCTCCGCATCGGCTACCAGACCCGGCCGAAGCTGTTCGCGCTGCATATCCAGTTGCCCGAGATGCTTTACGAGCGCGTGGTGGAAGTGCCGGAGCGCGTGCGGGTCGATGGCTCGATCGAAACCCCGCTCGACCTCGCCGCCGCCGAAGCCGCGTTGAAGGCCGCCTATGCTGATGGCATCCGCGCCTGCGCGGTGCTGTTCATGCATGGCTACCGCTACCCTGAGCATGAGGCCAAGGTGGCGGCACTCGCCCGCCAGATCGGCTTCAGCCAGGTTTCCGCCAGCCACCAGGTCAGCCCGCTGATCAAGTTCGTCAGCCGTGGCGATACCACTGTGGTGGATGCCTATGTCTCGCCGATCCTGCGGCGCTATGTCGATCAGGTGGCGAGCCAGCTCGACGCGGAAAAGAATAACCTGCGGCTGATGTTCATGCAGTCGAATGGCGGCCTGGCGGACGCCAATTACTTCCAGGGCAAGGACAGCATCCTATCAGGCCCGGCCGGCGGCGTGGTCGGCTTGGTGCAGACCTCGACCCGGGCCGGCTTCGCCAAGGTGATCGGCTTCGACATGGGCGGCACCTCCACCGATGTAAGCCATTACGACGGCGAATACGAGCGCGCCTTCGAGACCATGGTCGCGGGCGTGCGCATGCGCGCGCCGATGATGCTGATCAACACAGTGGCTGCCGGCGGCGGCTCGATCCTGCATTTCGATGGTGCGCGCTACCGCGTCGGCCCGGATTCAGCCGGCGCCAATCCCGGCCCGGCCTGCTACCGGCGCGGCGGCCCGCTCGCCGTCACCGACTGCAACGTGGTGCTGGGCAAGCTGCAACCCGATTTCTTCCCCGCCGTGTTCGGCCCCAATGGCGACCAGCCGCTGGATGCCGAAATTGTCAAGACGAAATTCGCCGAACTGCAGGCGCGCGTGAAAGCCGAAAGCGGCGATAGCCGCAGCATCGAGGAAATGGCCGAGGGCTTCCTCGCCATCGCGGTTGAGAACATGGCCAACGCGATCAAGAAGATTTCCGTCGCGCGCGGCTATGACGTGACCAAGTATGTGCTGACCAGCTTCGGCGGTGCTGGCGGCCAGCATGCCTGCCTGGTGGCCGATGCGCTCGGCATGACGGAAGTGCTGCTGCATCCGCTGGCCGGCGTGCTTTCCGCCTATGGCATGGGCCTGGCCGACATGCGCGTGCTGAAGGAAAAGACCGTGGAGCGCAGCTTCGAGGCCGCCGCCCTGCCCGCGCTGGCCAAGGAACTCGATGCGCTGGCCGAAGAAGCACGGGCCGAGATGCTGCGCCAGGGCGTGGCGCCGGAGCGCGTCACCATTCTGCGCAAGCTGCACCTGCGCTATGGTGGCTCGGATTCGCCGCTGGTGGTGGATTTCGGCGACCTGGAGAGCACCAAGGCCGCTTTCGAAACCGCGCATCGCCAGCGTTTCGGTTTCATCAGCCCGGAAAAGCAGCTCATCGCCGGCTCGGTGGCTGTGGAAGTGGTGGGCGAAGGCGAGCGCGCACCCGATAGCGTGGAAGCCATCGGCGAGATTCGCGCGCCCGAAGCCATTCCAGCACTTGCCCGCCGCCGCGCCTACATGGCCGGCAAATGGCATGACACGCCAGTCTATGACCGTGAGAAGCTGAATCCGGGCGAAAAGCTGAACGGCCCGGCGATCATCACCGAAAGCACGTCGACCATCGTGCTGGAGCCGGGCTGGCAGGCCCGGCTTACCGAGCGCCGCGACCTGGTGCTGAAGCGCGTCGAGGCCCTGCCCGAGCGCAAGGCCATCGGTACCGACGTCGATCCGGTGATGCTGGAAATCTTCAACAACCTGTTCATGTCGATTGCCGAGCAGATGGGCAGCGTGCTGGAAAAGACCGCCTATTCGGTGAATATCAAGGAGCGCCTGGATTTCTCCTGCGCCATCTTCGATCTGGATGGCGAGCTGATCGCCAATGCGCCGCATATGCCGGTGCATCTCGGCTCGATGTCGGAATCGATCAAGACCGTGATGCGCAAGCGCGCCGGCAACATGAAGCCCGGCGATGTCTATGTGCTGAATGCGCCCTATGCCGGCGGCACGCATCTGCCCGATGTCACGGTGATCACCCCGGTTTTTGACAAGGCCGGCAAGGAGGTGCTGTTCTATCTCGGCAGTCGCGGCCATCATGCCGATATCGGCGGCACCACGCCGGGCTCGATGCCGCCCGACAGTCGCACTGTCGCCGATGAAGGCGTGCTGCTGGATAACGTGCTGCTGGTGGATGGCGGCCGGTTCCTGGAAGACGAGATCGTCGCGCTGCTGAAATCCGGCCAGTATCCCTCACGTAACCCGTTCCAGAATGTCGCCGACCTCAAGGCGCAGATCGCTTCCTGCGAAAAGGGCGCCCAGGAACTGCGCAAGATGGTCGATCAGTTCGGCCTGGATGTGGTGCGCGCCTACATGAACCATGTGCAGGATAATGCGGAGGAATCCGTACGCCGCGTGATCAGCCGCCTGAAGGACGGCGAATTCACCTATCCGATGGATGACGGCTATGAGATCAAGGTTAAGGTGACGGTCAATCACGCCGATAGAACGGCAAAGATCGACTTTACCGGAACGTCCGGCGTGCACCCGACCAATTACAACGCGCCGACGGCGGTCTGCGTCGCTGCCGTGCTCTATGCCTTCCGCTGCCTGGTGGATAGCGACATCCCGCTGAATGGCGGCTGCCTGAAGCCGCTGGAAATCATCATCCCGAAGAACTCGATGCTGGACCCGGTGTTCCCGGCCGCCACGGTGGCCGGCAATGTTGAAACCAGCCAGTGCATCACCGACACCATCTTCGGCGCGCTGGGCGTGATGTCGGCAGCCCAGGGCACGATGAACAATTTCACCTTCGGCAATAACGATTACCAGTATTACGAGACGATCTGCGGCGGCAGCGGCGCCGGGGCGACATTCGATGGCTGCGACGCTGTGCACACCCATATGACCAATGCCCGCCTCACCGATCCGGAAGTGCTGGAATTCCGCTTCCCCGTGCTGCTGGAATCCTTCCGCATCCGGCGCGGTTCCGGCGGCAAGGGCAAGCACAAGGGCGGCGACGGCACCATCCGCCGCATGCGCTTCCTGGAGCCGATGACCGCGACGCTGCTCTCGTCCCATCGCATTGTGCCGCCGTTCGGCCTCGAAGGCGGCTGCCAGGGCGAAACCGGCCGGCAATGGGTGGAGCGATCCAATGGCAAGCGCGACGAGCTTGAGGGCCGCTGCTCGACGCCGATGCAGCCCGGCGATGTCTTCGTCATCTCCACGCCTTCGGCTGGTGGCTTCGGCAAGGCTGAAGAAGTGAAACAGGCTGCGGAATAA